From Epinephelus lanceolatus isolate andai-2023 chromosome 12, ASM4190304v1, whole genome shotgun sequence, the proteins below share one genomic window:
- the atp1b3a gene encoding sodium/potassium-transporting ATPase subunit beta-3a yields the protein MASTEDKPANKENTSSWKDSFYNPRTGELLGRTASSWALILLFYLVFYCFLAGMFALTMWVMLLTLDDYVPKYRDRVPYPGLVIRPNSLDIAFNKSDHNKYDQYVKHLESFLQRYNDTEQEKNEDCPKGEYFLQDDTEVMTKKACRFKRGVLSLCSGLSDSTFGYAEGKPCVLLKMNRIIGLKPRGDPYINCTVKRESAVQMQYFPSEGRIDKMYFPYYGKKAHETYVQPLVAVKLLLTKEDYNKELQVECRVDGSDLRNNDERDKFLGRVTFRIKVVE from the exons ATGGCGAGCACCGAAGATAAACCGGCCAACAAGGAGAACACGTCAAGCTGGAAGGACTCCTTCTACAACCCGAGGACCGGGGAGCTGCTGGGTCGCACGGCCAGCAGCTGGG CCCTCATCCTGCTGTTCTACCTGGTTTTCTACTGTTTCTTGGCCGGTATGTTCGCCCTGACCATGTGGGTGATGCTGCTCACTCTGGATGACTATGTGCCGAAGTACCGGGACCGCGTTCCCTACCCAG GGTTGGTGATTCGTCCGAATTCATTGGATATAGCGTTCAACAAATCTGACCACAACAAGTACGACCAGTATGTCAAACACCTGGAGTCCTTCCTGCAAA GATATAATGATACAGAGCAGGAGAAGAATGAGGACTGCCCCAAAGGAGAGTACTTCCTGCAGGACGACACCGAGGTCATGACAAAGAAAGCTTGCCGCTTCAAGAGGGGCGTTCTGAGTTTGTGCTCCGGCCTCTCTGACAGCACCTTTGGATATGCTGAGGGAAAACCCTGCGTGCTGCTGAAAATGAACAGG ATCATTGGCCTGAAGCCTCGTGGGGATCCCTACATCAACTGCACAGTAAAA AGAGAAAGCGCAGTTCAAATGCAGTATTTCCCCAGTGAGGGGCGCATTGATAAGATGTATTTCCCCTACTACGGCAAGAAAGCCCAT GAGACTTATGTGCAGCCCCTCGTGGCTGTGAAGCTGCTGCTCACCAAGGAGGACTACAACAAGGAGCTGCAGGTGGAGTGCAGAGTAGACGGCTCCGACCTCCGCAACAATGACGAAAGGGATAAGTTCCTGGGCCGCGTTACCTTCAGGATCAAGGTGGTCGAGTAA
- the grk7a gene encoding rhodopsin kinase grk7a, giving the protein MCDMGGLDNLVANTAYLKAQGGDDKEMKKRRRSLSLPKPEQCASVRASIDKDFTSLCEKQPIGKKFFRDFLSNTAEFKLAADFLDDLLDWDLAENAAKEKARKHIMTTYCKADSKSFLTFLSGEPAEKLKSVTDANFSEVMKGKVQDGVREFLQGKPFTDYQASPNFDKFLQWKEYEKQPISDKYFYEFRTLGKGGFGEVCAVQVKNTGQMYACKKLCKKRLKKKGGEKMALLEKKILEKVNSLFLVNLGYAYDTKTHLCLVMTLMNGGDLRYHIYNMGYDGKGVDKGIEMKRIIHYTAQITTGILHLHEMDIVYRDMKPENVLLDSQGQCRLSDLGLAIELPAGKTVTQMAGTGAYMAPELLSKTPYRTSVDWWALGCSIYEMVAGYTPFKGPESKKEKVEKEEVQRRILNEEPKWEHRCFDAATKDIIQQFLKKKIEERLGMKNNMEDPRKHEWFKTINFPRLEAGLVDPPWVPKPNVVYAKDTDDIAEFSEIKGIEFDANDNKFFKEFSTGAVPIQWQHEMIDTGLFDELNDPNRKEGGGDPDDEKKSGTCILL; this is encoded by the exons ATGTGTGACATGGGGGGACTGGATAACCTGGTGGCCAACACGGCCTACCTAAAAGCCCAGGGCGGAGATGACAAGGAGATGAAAAAGCGCCGTCGAAGCTTGTCTCTCCCCAAGCCGGAGCAATGTGCTTCAGTACGAGCGTCCATTGACAAGGACTTTACGTCGCTTTGTGAAAAGCAGCCTATTGGCAAAAAGTTTTTCCGTGACTTCCTGTCAAATACTGCTGAGTTTAAGCTTGCCGCTGATTTCCTGGATGACCTGTTGGACTGGGATCTggctgaaaatgcagcaaaagaGAAGGCACGCAAACACATAATGACAACATATTGCAAGGCCGACTCCAAGAGCTTCCTGACCTTTCTATCTGGAGAGCCGGCTGAAAAACTCAAGTCTGTGACAGATGCCAACTTTTCGGAGGTGATGAAAGGCAAAGTCCAGGACGGTGTAAGAGAATTTCTTCAAGGCAAACCCTTCACAGATTACCAGGCCAGCCCTAACTTTGATAAATTCCTCCAGTGGAAAGAGTATGAGAAACAGCCTATCAGTGACAAATACTTCTATGAGTTTAGAACTCTTGGCAAAGGAGGCTTCGGGGAG GTGTGCGCTGTTCAGGTGAAGAACACAGGGCAGATGTACGCCTGCAAGAAATTGTGTAAAAAGCGACTGAAGAAGAAGGGTGGAGAGAAGATGGCCCTGCTGGAGAAGAAGATCTTGGAGAAGGTTAACAGcttgtttctggtcaacttGGGCTACGCTTATGACACCAAGACCCACCTGTGCCTTGTTATGACCCTGATGAACGGAGGAGACCTCAGGTACCACATTTACAACATGGGCTACGATGGCAAGGGCGTGGACAAGGGCATTGAGATGAAGCGCATCATCCACTACACGGCGCAGATCACCACTGGCATTCTGCATCTGCATGAGATGGATATCGTATACCGTGACATGAAGCCGGAGAATGTGTTGCTGGATAGCCAGGGCCAATGCCGACTTTCAGATTTGGGTCTGGCCATAGAGCTTCCTGCAGGGAAAACCGTCACCCAGATG gcTGGTACCGGAGCATACATGGCCCCTGAGCTCCTGAGCAAAACTCCGTACAGGACATCAGTGGACTGGTGGGCCCTGGGCTGCAGTATCTACGAGATGGTGGCCGGTTACACGCCTTTCAAAGGCCCCGAGAGCAAGAAGGAGAaggtggagaaggaggaggtgcAGCGCCGCATTCTCAATGAGGAACCTAAGTGGGAGCACAGGTGCTTTGATGCTGCCACCAAGGACATCATCCAGCAGttcctgaagaagaaaattgAAGAGCGCCTGGGCATGAA aaacaacatggaggaTCCCAGGAAGCACGAGTGGTTCAAGACCATCAACTTCCCCCGTCTGGAGGCTGGGCTGGTTGATCCTCCATGGGTGCCCAAGCCCAACGTCGTCTACGCCAAGGACACCGACGATATCGCCGAGTTTTCCGAGATCAAGGGCATCGAGTTTGACGCCAATGACAATAAATTCTTCAAGGAGTTTAGCACAGGCGCTGTGCCCATTCAGTGGCAGCATGAGATGATTGACACTGGACTGTTCGATGAACTCAACGATCCCAACAGGAAAGAGGGCGGCGGAGATCCTGACGACGAGAAGAAATCCGGCACATGCATTTTACTGTGA